GCAATAACCTTATTGTGCTGGAATTATGTTTCTTTCCTTATATTTTTACGCCATTTCTACCATTGATAGAATCTTTTAGCCAATGCTTCTTCGCTGGTTATGCACTTTTAAGGCGGTTGTCTTGATGTTATAGTTTTCTTAGTCAGTGGGCCGTTCTTATTGGTTTATAACTACTTGAATATAGAAGGCATGAATAGCATACGACAAATGAAAGAATTTGAAATAGAAGGGGTGAGTGTTGTATACAAATGGTGGGTTAAGAGGTGGTGAAGCAAGATTAATAGTAATGGTTTTGTGGTTGTGTTAATGGTCGTGAAAAGCATTGCGCCTCGCAAGAGTGGTCAATCTCACCTTTGTCTCTCTCTATAcaatttcaaatttgttgttAGATAGATGCATATTTACCTTTGACTTTGTTGCTTCTATTGACGTGAAAAATACTCATATCTCGCTTTTACAATTTGATTAGTGGTTGGTTAGATTTACCTATTTCTTTTACAAACAGTTTGGTTTTATGTACTCCGTCTGCTTTCCTTCGTAAAAGTATATAAAAACTGCCTCATGAAACTAATTCAAATTATTCAACCTATGGATAATACATTCTATTCAATATCTTTTAAATCTCGCAGTGTGTTTCAAATTCAAAGTAAGTAGGTTTGTTGCACGCTCTTCGTCTAAAGATATTCTAAAGAGGCCGATTTGTATTATCAAGGGGAGAAGAAAGATATATATgattaatttagttaatttttttgtcatttgcTTTCCTTTCCATATAGTTTATAGTGTGATGTCCAGCATTTGTGTAGGCCCCAATGATATCATATGCTTTTTCGTTGGGAGCAACCTATAAATTGTTTGatagataaattatttgatGCTAGCATAAGCTAAATCCTCTCGAAAATTGGTTTACTTTCCACATATTTCTATAATATTTTCATACAAAAAATGTTATACTCTTTCTGTATTCGGTTCACAAAGGCACCGCAACATTTTTGCCCTTGGATATTCAAAACTAAAATTGGTTTTACattgttaatttgtttaattAGCATCTAGTTTGGTGAACTCTGGTATGTTTGATGGAACTAAAGTGTGTCATAGAAGTATGACAGTTAGTATAATAGTTAACAGTGGATTATTGCACAATAGACAAAACACATTTTATCTGGGTTCCATTTTTGGAATGAGCATGTGTATCTCATTGTATGTAGAATTTATTTCAGTTGAAGTAACATGCTTAACATTTGTACATAGGAGTTCCGAAATTGTCCTAATATGTTTTTTGGCTTGGAAAATTTTAGGTGAGAAATACTAGATAATATAATTATAGACATAACTTACATTTCAATGTTCTTGGGTACAATAGTTGCATTATCATCAGATAAAGCATATAACTAACATGCTAAATTGTACTGATAATACTTACAGAACCTAGAACTAATGGCTATAGTGTTTAGTAATTGGTGTAGCTTTGCTAGGATGTCTGTTTCACCAGTGTGTGATTAGTGGTAACAAAATTTTGCCACTGTCTTTGAGCTATTCATTACTGTTCTGTGAGTTAGTGCTAATCAATTTGCTTTGTTTGCGATTTTCAgaaagttgaatcattagctgGAAAACTTCCCCCTTTGACTTCTGAGGTATATTATTTAACACTGGTTTAATTATTGTTCTTACATTTTTTTGTGCACATCGGGATTAGATGAAGCTATCTAATTATGTCATCCTTTGACTATGTATGAGCACGATAGCAGTAGAATTTGTGATTGTTACATCCTTAAGTTGGTGTAATGTAAAAAAGATTCAAGCCATCAAAACTATACTGAATTATAATTCTAAATAAAAGGCAGGTAAAAATGAACATCGTGGATAAACATGCTGTGAGAGAACTGATTCAAAAACACATTTTAACAACTTTATCCAGCTGATAATTCATAATATTATCAAGTATAAATGATTGGTCGTTAGTTAAACCCATCTGAGATGCAGAAAAaattaacatttcaaatcaaaatTATGATCGTTTATGTCGCTTTATTCAATAATATCTCCAATATGGTGAATGTTGTACAATGCAAAACAAATTGGTTTGAGTTTGATTCTAGGTAAACATATGCATCATACGTAATGAAATCACATCATGGGTTTCTATGATTCCCTAAATAGATTTAATGATGATGTTTTCCAACGTTTACGAGATCAGACATTGTGGATGGCAAAATTATGATCATTTATGTCGTTCTGTTCAATACCATCTCCAATATGGTGAATGTTGTACAATGCAAAACAAATTGGTTTGAGTTTGATTCTAGGTAAACATATGCATCCTAGGTAATGAAATCATATCATGGGTTTCTATGATTCCCTAAACAGATTTAATGATGATGTTTTCCAGCTTTTACAACATCAGACATTGTGGATGTCAACTTTAATCTTCAAACTTTCTTATAGTCGTACTTTCTCATGATTTATGTAATCCTGTTAGGCTACAAAAAAGTATTTTCGCCTATTGTGTGCATGTCCTATCTTTAAAGTATTGAAGCACACATCATTTCATTCATATACGTATTtatattttctctttctttttctagcTTCTGTAACTTCAGTTCTAATTGTTGGGATCCTACATTACTACTTGGTAGCGTTTGTAAGCAGCTGCGCTTACGCTTCTATATCGGTTAGATTTCTTGATCTTTAAACAACCATCACCTCATTTGTTTCTGTTTACTTTTTTGTGGCCTTCAACATGCAATCATCGATggatactttttatttttatttttatcatggATGCTTTATTATTTAATCTTTATGCTGGTTTCTTTtatcacaacttttttttttttacaattataaaCGATTTTTATCCATACTTTTTACTATATCACTCAGCTATGCATAtgatatatttgtgtttttattgACTGATTGATTTAATGAATTGTGGTCCATTGCTAATTTCATATGCTTAACATAGTTTTTTGCTTTGTGTATTGCTTTTATTAAACAACAAACCACTTCTGTTTCTATGTGTTTTTCCCATTTATGTAGTTTTATGTCTACACGAATACGGCAACGTAGAAGGGCCGTTGGAAATCAACGTCCCGTTTTGCATGAGTTTGTTGCGGATGTTAATCTTAGTGAATCAAACTTGCAAGATGTTCCCACCGATTACAATGACGAATATAATGATGTTTCAAGCTCTTTTCCACTTttagaaaaccaaaacaaaccacCCCAAACATTTGCATCAAATTTCGAACAGAAAATTCCCATCAATGATGTTTCTGCCCCACATTTGTCGCCTGCGACAACTTCTCATCCTATTTCTGTGCCAATTTTTCTTGCTGATCGTGCCACTGTGCACAATATGTTGGTCAGTGATGCTCAAGCCAATCATGTTATCTTCAACCTGCTCATCACTGGACAGGCTacttatcaaaaaaaaaaaaaaaagtatgcaaCTTTTTAACATAACTCTATTCACATTTTATTGCTAATTTCAAGACTTCACTTTTCTCAGGTAGTTAACTTCTAGCTGTTTATGTGATGGATGCTTCTGATAATCTTTGTTTCTATAGGGATTGTTCCagaatatattaattttggctTAAGAAACTGCCAATGTCAATATTGCAATGCCTCTTTTGGTCTACAGAACAAAGGGTAACGAATGCTTCATCTGGTTCTACCCCCCAGTTTACTGCGTGTTGCATGAGTCAAAAAGTTACATTCCCACGCATTAAACCCACCCCTGCTTATTTAGATCATTTGTTGAATCCCAAAAATTCTCCAAGCTGCTTGACATTTAAAACAAATGTCAGATCATATAATTCAATGATGGCGGTTACTTCAATGGGAGCCAAAGTCGATGCATTGATCAACAAGGGTCGGGGTCCTTATGTTTTTAAGATTAATGGTCAAGTGCATCATTTAATGGGTTCTTTGTTGCCTACAGAGGGCGAAACTCCTAAATTTGCACAATTGTACATTCATGATACTCAAAATGAAGTCAGCAATCGTATTAGTTGCTTTGGTGGATCAAAAATCGTTGAAACACACGATCAAGATGTTGTTCATGGCCTCATTAAAATGTTGGATGAACATAATGAGGTTGTTCAACTTTTTAGAATCGCCAGAGATAAGATTGATGAAGGGTCCACAACTCATTTACGTTTGCGTTTGTACGGTGCACAAGGTACCCATGATGCACAGTATAATTTACCGGTGTGTGATGGGATTGGTGGCTTGATAGTAGGGGATATTGGTGAATTTCACACTGAAAGAGATATCATTGTGGAACATAGGACGGAAGGCCTACAATGAATCACAAAGTTGCATCCTAAGTACATGGCTCTACAATATCCTCTCCTTTTCCCATACGGTGAAGATGGATATAAGAAAGGCCTTCCTTGGAATCcaaattttaaaaggaaaaaagactGAAGGAATATCAATGAAAGCGTTTCTGGGTTATCAAATTCAGTATAGACCAGGACACAACAACACCCTGTTGAAAGGCGGCAGACTGTTTCAACAATATTTAGTTGATACATATGCAACGCTTGAAGAAGATAGGTTAGATTTCATCAGGGCAAATCAAGATTCTTTTAGAACTGAAGGTCTTAAAGGAATTCATGAAGCACTTAAAGTAGGAAATACAAGCAGTTCTACACTTGGTAAAAGGGTCATTTTGCCAACTTCGTTTACTGGCAGTGTTAGATATATGATAAACAATTATAAAGATGCCATGGCCATATGCCGTCAATTTGGAAATCCtgatttatttatcatttttaccTGCAATGCTAAGTGGCCTGAAATTATTGAAGATCTACGTGATAAACCTGCTTGTAAAGTTGAAGACATGCCTGATATAGTCTCCAGAATTTTTTAAAGCAAAGCTTAATCATATGATTAAGTTCATCAAATCAGGCCAACCTTTTGGTGATGTTGAATCTAGTTAGTTCATCATTCATACtcaaatttcttcttttatttgtttattcatCTTCTCACTATATGTGTAGACCattatgttttaaaaattttgcattttttttttcttctaaaacaGTGATTTACACGGTGGAGTTCCAAAAACGAGGTCTTCCTCATTGTCACATATTGGTTTGGGTAAACAAGCATTTTAAATGTCATTCTCCCTATGATATTGATTCTATCATTTCGGCTGAGATGCCTGATGAAGAATCTGATAAGGTTGGATTCGATGTAGTTTCTCAATATATGATCCAAGTGCCATGTGGTCTTGCAAATCAATTTTCACCTTGcatgaaagaaaacaaatgtTCAAAAAAATTTCCTAAACCTTTCACAAGTGAAACCACTTTTTCAGATGATGGTTTCGTTGCATATAAGCGTCGAGATTTCGATAACATATTTGTTCTAAAAAATGGAATCAAGCTTGATAACACATTTGTTGTCCCTTACAATCGTGAGCTATTATTAAAATATCAAGCACATATAAATGTTGAATCCTGCTGTCAATCAACACTAATCAAGTATCTATTTAAGTACATAACTAAAGGCGTTGATCGAGCTAGAGCTGTTTTTGAGGATGAAGAGTTTGATGAGGTTGTGGCTTATCTAAATTGTAGATATTTATGCCCTTATGAAGCAGTTTGGAGATTGTTACAATTTCACATTCATGTTAAAGAACCATCAGTTGAGAGGTTACCTATACACCTTCCATTTGATCAAAATGTTATTTTCAAAGACACAGATGATCTAAACTATGTTGTTAACCGCTCTAAGCTCGAAAGCACTATGTTAACACAATGGTTTGAAAGCAATGTCCAAGACCCTGATGCACGTAAGTTAGCTTACGTTAAATTTCCTACCAAGTATGTTTGGAAAAAAGACGAAAAACAATGGAACCGTAGAAAACAAGACAGGTCTCTAGGTAGAGTTGTATACATTCACCCTACTGCCGGTGAATTATACTATTTGAGGTTGTTGCTTAACCACCAAAAAGGCTGCTTTAGTTTTGACCATTTAAAGACCGTCAAAAACATTCTTCAACCAACTTTTCAAGCTGCATGCAACTCTCTTGGTTTATTAGGAGACGACAAAGAATGGAATAGTGCTATGTTAGAAGCGATTGTTACAGCATCATCTTTTCAATTAAGGGAATTGTTTGTCACATTGGTTCTCTTTTGTGATGTTGCTGATCCATCAACTTTGTTTGAAGCACATTGGAAAACAATGTGCGATGACATTTCCAAAAACATGGTTAATGCTTTTGGCTTGCAAGATGTCTCCAAATACCAAGATGAACTAAAAAATTCTCTTATGTACAAGTTAGAGAAATTGTTTACAGCTTCAAATAGTTCTCTATCAAAGCATCACCTACCACAACCGAACAATCTAATGATGGATAGACTTAAAAATAGGAGTTTAAGAGAAGAGTTAAGTTACGACTCAAAGTCATTGAAACAAAAGCATTCGTTCCTTATCAGCCAGTTAAACAAAGAGCAAAAAAATGTTTATGACTGTGTGATGGAAACAAttgacaacaacaaatttgGCCTCTTTTTTGTGCATGGTCATGGTGGTACATGCAAAACTTTTTTGTGGACAACCATCATTGCTAGAATTAGATCCCAAAATCAAATCGTTTTAGCAGTGGCCTCATCTGGAATTGCCTCCCTTTTACTTCCTGGTGGAAGAACGGCTCAGTCTAGATTTAAAATTCCTATCAACATCACAGATTGTTCTTTTTGTGAAATTAAAAGAGGAACTCATCTTGCAAAACTAATCACTAAAGTTGTTCTCATTGTTTGGGATGAAGCACCCATGAATcataaaaaatgttttgaaactCTAGATCGGTCCCTCCATGATGTTCTTAAAGGGTCAAAACCAGGCTTTGACCATTTACCATTTGGGGGCAAACCGATTCTTTTCGGAGGTGATTTTAGGCAAATTCTTCCTATTGTTCCAAACGGTAACATTGCTGACATTGTTCAAGCTTCATTAACAAGTTCATACCTTTGGTCCCACTTAactatattttttttgaaacaaaacATGAGGCTTTCGAAAACAGGTCTTGACgaaggggaaaaaaaagaacTTGCTGATTTTGCAAAATGGATACTAGATATTGGAAATAGTACTGTTATCGAATCTATATCTTCAACTGATGAAGCAACCTCTTGGGTTGAAATTCCAAAACAATTCATTATccattttgatgaaaatgccatCAAAGCAATGGTTTCAGCTGTGTATACAAATTTCAAGACCAATTTCCGAGATGTTTCATATCTAAAAGAAAAAGCTATTGTGACACCATGAAATGATACAACCACTGACATAAACACTTTTGTATTGGGTATGGTCCTTGGCGAAAGTCGTATCTATCTAAGTTTTGATTCGGTGTCTTCTACAACGGAAAATATAGAAAATGTAGATGTTCTTTATCCAATGGAATTTTTAAACCAACTTGATTTACCTGGTTTACCGCACCACAAGTTGGCTTCTTATCGTTATAAAATTCATAACTAATAACATTTTAGTACCTACGTTATCTCAACAATGTCTTTCTGTATATCTTTATACTTCAAGGTTCAATCTACAATCTTTTGAATTCACGATCAGCTATACACACAAACAAAAAGGTTTCTTGAACCAACATATACTTTTACATTCCCTTTTATGCCTCACTTCATTTTCACTCATAATCTCAATGCATACatacaaataattttggagttgTCTGCATCTCCATTACAATTTAACTAAGGTTGCTGTTATCAAAGATTGTGATAATCTGCAACTGCACAGTTTTCCCTAATTTTAACGAAGAAaagttaaagttcccaaaacaAGCATAATGATGATACATGAATCATACTTCATATATGAAAAGAATTTATACCTAAATAATTtgtctatctttatgtcaatatTCTTCATGCATGCCCAATATTACAATGGTTCTACTACATTTTATAAATTGCTCACAAGATTAGTATTAATAGTAATGATTGCCTAACAACAAGATATTCTCCTCTTGCACAGGTTCAAGATCGACCTTATCGTAGAAGATAGCACGAATCAACACAACTTCCTCATGATAGGAAGACATGCTGAAAAGATGCTTCTTGTGTCTTGCCATACTTTGGTGATAGAGGACGGCTATGACGATCCTTTCATCCTACCACCACTTCT
This region of Malus domestica chromosome 07, GDT2T_hap1 genomic DNA includes:
- the LOC139197682 gene encoding uncharacterized protein, whose translation is MPDEESDKVGFDVVSQYMIQVPCGLANQFSPCMKENKCSKKFPKPFTSETTFSDDGFVAYKRRDFDNIFVLKNGIKLDNTFVVPYNRELLLKYQAHINVESCCQSTLIKYLFKYITKGVDRARAVFEDEEFDEVVAYLNCRYLCPYEAVWRLLQFHIHVKEPSVERLPIHLPFDQNVIFKDTDDLNYVVNRSKLESTMLTQWFESNVQDPDARKLAYVKFPTKYVWKKDEKQWNRRKQDRSLGRVVYIHPTAGELYYLRLLLNHQKGCFSFDHLKTVKNILQPTFQAACNSLGLLGDDKEWNSAMLEAIVTASSFQLRELFVTLVLFCDVADPSTLFEAHWKTMCDDISKNMVNAFGLQDVSKYQDELKNSLMYKLEKLFTASNSSLSKHHLPQPNNLMMDRLKNRSLREELSYDSKSLKQKHSFLISQLNKEQKNVYDCVMETIDNNKFGLFFVHGHGGTCKTFLWTTIIARIRSQNQIVLAVASSGIASLLLPGGRTAQSRFKIPINITDCSFCEIKRGTHLAKLITKVVLIVWDEAPMNHKKCFETLDRSLHDVLKGSKPGFDHLPFGGKPILFGGDFRQILPIVPNGNIADIVQASLTSSYLWSHLTIFFLKQNMRLSKTGLDEGEKKELADFAKWILDIGNSTVIESISSTDEATSWVEIPKQFIIHFDENAIKAMVSAVYTNFKTNFRDVSYLKEKAIVTP